A region from the Marinobacter sp. SS13-12 genome encodes:
- a CDS encoding TRAP transporter substrate-binding protein: protein MFPTRLATGLLSASLAFNAFAADFNFKLQSSDPSGVKNFEIQQAWADRVEAMTGGRVEIDLLPVGSVVSHTETLGAMKMGVLDGHISVTGYFSGKDPAFGLIGNTVGAWSSPDQLIDYINYGGGYELMNELYQPYGVKFVGGGGTGLESFVSKKPLDGVEDLEGLKMRAPEGLVQSVFAAAGASPVNLPGSEVYTALSKGVIDAADYTVFSTNHEAGLNDIAAHPVYPGFHSLPLIEIAMDLKEWEKLPEDIQSIMTVSARDFAQDISTQLAMADREAVNEARANPDITIHDWSAEERRKFRAIARDQWKAYAEQSPNAGKVYQSVTGYLESQGLL, encoded by the coding sequence ATGTTCCCGACAAGGCTCGCAACCGGTTTGCTGTCAGCCTCCCTGGCTTTCAATGCTTTTGCTGCTGATTTCAACTTCAAGCTTCAGTCTTCAGACCCTTCCGGTGTCAAGAACTTCGAGATCCAACAGGCCTGGGCCGATCGCGTGGAAGCGATGACCGGTGGCCGCGTTGAAATTGACCTGTTGCCCGTGGGCAGTGTGGTCAGTCATACCGAAACCCTCGGTGCCATGAAAATGGGCGTTCTGGACGGTCATATCTCGGTGACCGGGTATTTTTCCGGCAAAGACCCGGCATTCGGACTGATCGGCAACACGGTCGGTGCCTGGTCCAGTCCTGATCAGCTTATTGATTACATCAATTACGGCGGTGGCTATGAGCTGATGAATGAGCTGTATCAGCCGTACGGCGTTAAGTTTGTCGGCGGCGGTGGCACCGGACTTGAATCCTTCGTGTCGAAGAAGCCGCTGGATGGCGTGGAGGATCTTGAAGGGCTGAAAATGCGTGCGCCGGAGGGGCTGGTGCAGTCGGTATTTGCGGCTGCTGGCGCCTCACCGGTGAACCTGCCGGGTTCCGAGGTTTACACCGCGCTGAGCAAGGGCGTGATTGATGCGGCTGATTACACGGTCTTCTCCACCAACCACGAAGCAGGTCTCAACGACATTGCCGCCCACCCGGTCTATCCGGGGTTCCATTCCCTGCCACTCATCGAAATTGCCATGGACCTCAAGGAATGGGAGAAGCTGCCAGAGGACATCCAGTCCATCATGACAGTTTCTGCCAGGGACTTCGCCCAGGACATCAGCACGCAACTGGCAATGGCGGACAGGGAAGCGGTGAATGAAGCACGTGCCAATCCGGACATCACCATTCACGACTGGTCCGCCGAGGAACGTCGTAAGTTCCGTGCCATTGCCCGCGACCAGTGGAAAGCTTACGCCGAACAGTCGCCCAACGCCGGGAAGGTTTACCAGTCGGTGACCGGCTACCTCGAGTCCCAGGGCCTCCTTTAA
- a CDS encoding TRAP transporter small permease, whose amino-acid sequence MSVEENTSGQGAGPEGGVVLPDKDEDVGFTWLDRAIVWLGKKLSLVFALIVLVSFYEIIRRYVFDAPTLWVHETVTFAGATLFVIGGLYALATDRHVRIVLIYDAVSPRVQRWLRVVHHLLGLAFSAMLLFASWSMTKGAVLAPWGDIRLETSGSAWNPPFPALLKVIILVAVATMTLQFVLHLIRDLRGKGDN is encoded by the coding sequence ATGTCTGTTGAAGAAAATACATCCGGTCAGGGCGCTGGCCCCGAGGGTGGGGTTGTCCTGCCTGACAAGGACGAAGACGTGGGCTTTACCTGGCTGGACCGGGCTATCGTCTGGCTGGGCAAGAAACTGAGCCTGGTATTTGCGTTGATCGTGCTGGTGTCTTTCTACGAGATCATCCGGCGCTACGTATTCGATGCTCCAACACTCTGGGTGCACGAAACCGTCACCTTTGCGGGAGCCACGCTGTTCGTGATTGGCGGGCTTTATGCGCTGGCGACTGATCGGCACGTTCGCATCGTGCTGATTTACGATGCGGTTTCGCCCCGTGTCCAGCGCTGGCTGCGGGTGGTACATCATCTGCTGGGCCTCGCTTTTTCCGCCATGCTGCTGTTTGCCAGTTGGTCGATGACCAAGGGCGCGGTTCTGGCCCCCTGGGGTGACATTCGCCTGGAAACCTCCGGCTCGGCCTGGAATCCGCCGTTCCCCGCGCTGCTCAAGGTGATCATCCTCGTTGCAGTGGCCACCATGACGCTCCAGTTTGTGTTGCACCTTATCCGCGATCTTCGTGGCAAGGGAGATAACTAA